One segment of Rosa chinensis cultivar Old Blush chromosome 6, RchiOBHm-V2, whole genome shotgun sequence DNA contains the following:
- the LOC112170458 gene encoding pleiotropic drug resistance protein 1, which yields MESSSGDVYRVSSARLSSSNIWRNSTMDVFSKSSHDEDDEEALKWAAIEKLPTYLRIRRGILTEEEGEAREIDIKNLGLLERKNVLERLVKVADEDNERFLMKLKDRIDRVGLDIPTIEVRFEHLNVEAEAYVGGRALPTLYNFSVNILEGFLSFCRIIPTRKHPLPILDDVSGIIKPKRMTLLLGPPNSGKTTLLLALAGKLAKDLKSSGRVAYNGHGMEEFVPERTSAYISQYDLHIGEMTVRETLAFSARCQGVGGRYEMLAELSRREKAANIMPEKDLDIYMKAASLEGQEANVVTDYILKILGLEVCADTMVGDEMFRGISGGQKKRVTTGEMLVGPARALFMDEISTGLDSSTTFQIVNSLRQTIHILNGTALISLLQPAPETYDLFDDIILLSDGQIVYQGPRENVLEFFEYMGFKCPERKGVADFLQEVTSKKDQEQYWIQKEEPYNFISSKEFAEAFQSFHIGRKLGDDLATPFDKSKGHPAALTTKKYGVSKRQLLKACIAREYLLMKRNSFVYIFKMTQLTLLAFISMTLFFRTKMHRDTVEDGGIYMGAMFFTVIIIMFNGFSELALTIMKLPVFFKQRDLLFYPAWAYSLPAWILKIPITFVEVAIWVFMTYYVIGFDPNPGRFFKQYLLLLCINQMASGLFRFMGALGRNIIVANTFGSFALLAVLVMGGFILSRENVQAWWLWGYWISPMMYGQNAIAVNEFLGDSWSHIPPDSTESLGIMVLKSRGVFVQAYWYWIGVGATIGYIFLFNFFYTVALHYLDPFGKPQAVLSKEALADKNAARAGGNIELSSGGKNSSDAKNDSRRSISSRTLSARVGSFNEANENRKRGMVLPFEPLWITFNEIKYSVDMPEEMKTQGITEERLPLLKGVTGAFRPGVLTALMGISGAGKTTLMDVLAGRKTGGYIEGDITISGYPKKQETFARISGYCEQTDIHSPHVTVYESLVYSAWLRLPPEVDSATRKMFVEEVMELVELTSIRESLVGLPGVNGLSTEQRKRLTIAVELVANPSIIFMDEPTSGLDARAAAIVMRTVRNTVDTGRTVVCTIHQPSIDIFDAFDELFLLKRGGEEIYVGPLGRHSSQLIKYFEEIDGVPKIKDGYNPATWMLEVTSAAQEVVLGINFTDIYRSSELYRRNKDLIKELSTPPQGTKDLYFSTKYSQSFYYQCMACLWKQHLSYWRNPPYSAVRLLFTTFIALMFGTIFWDLGSKRKNQQDLFNAMGSMYAAVLFIGVQNASSVQPVVAIERTVFYRERAAGMYSALPYAFGQVVIELPYIFVQTVIYGVIVYAMIGFDWTVSKFLWYLFFMYFTFLYFTFYGMMTVAVTPNHNIAAIVSSAFYAIWNLFSGFIVPRTRMPIWWRWYYWICPVSYTLYGLVASQFGDIKEVMDSGERVEDFVRNYFGYRHDFVGIVAVVLVGISVLFGFTFAFSIKAFNFQKR from the exons ATGGAGAGTAGTAGTGGAGATGTATATAGAGTGAGCAGTGCTCGTCTGAGCAGTTCAAACATTTGGAGGAACAGTACCATGGATGTTTTCTCCAAGTCTTCACACGATGAAGACGATGAAGAAGCGCTGAAATGGGCAGCCATTGAAAAACTGCCAACTTACTTGCGTATAAGGAGAGGCATTCTCACCGAGGAAGAAGGCGAAGCGAGAGAGATTGACATCAAGAATCTTGGATTGTTGGAAAGGAAGAATGTGTTGGAGAGGCTGGTGAAAGTTGCAGATGAAGATAATGAGAGGTTCTTGATGAAGCTCAAGGACCGGATTGATAG GGTTGGACTTGATATTCCGACGATTGAAGTCCGGTTTGAGCATTTGAATGTTGAAGCAGAAGCTTATGTAGGAGGGAGGGCGCTGCCTACACTCTATAACTTTTCTGTTAATATCTTGGAG GGATTCCTGAGTTTCTGTCGCATTATTCCAACTAGAAAGCATCCATTACCAATCCTTGATGATGTTAGTGGAATTATCAAACCAAAAAG AATGACACTGCTTTTAGGCCCCCCAAACTCTGGAAAAACCACATTGCTTTTGGCTTTGGCTGGTAAACTTGCTAAAGATCTAAAG TCTTCTGGGAGAGTTGCATATAACGGACATGGGATGGAAGAGTTTGTACCGGAGAGGACATCAGCTTATATTAGTCAGTATGATCTCCACATAGGGGAAATGACAGTAAGAGAAACACTGGCCTTTTCAGCAAGGTGTCAAGGGGTTGGAGGACGTTATG aaatgttGGCAGAGTTATCAAGGAGAGAAAAGGCAGCAAATATTATGCCAGAGAAAGATCTTGATATCTACATGAAG GCTGCATCCTTAGAAGGGCAGGAGGCCAATGTAGTTACAGATTACATACTCAAG ATTCTGGGACTTGAAGTTTGTGCTGACACCATGGTGGGGGATGAAATGTTCCGAGGTATATCTGGCGGACAAAAGAAGCGAGTCACAACAGGGGAAATGCTGGTTGGACCAGCAAGAGCACTTTTTATGGATGAGATATCAACTGGTTTAGACAGTTCAACAACATTTCAGATAGTGAATTCCCTCAGACAAACTATCCACATCCTCAATGGAACTGCTCTTATATCTCTTCTCCAGCCAGCACCGGAAACATATGATCTGTTTGATGACATAATTCTTCTGTCAGATGGGCAAATTGTATACCAAGGTCCCCGCGAAAATGTGCTCGAGTTCTTTGAGTATATGGGCTTCAAATGTCCAGAGAGGAAAGGAGTTGCTGACTTCCTTCAAGAA GTGACTTCAAAGAAGGATCAGGAGCAGTACTGGATACAGAAAGAAGAGCCTTATAATTTTATATCTTCCAAGGAATTTGCTGAAGCATTTCAGTCATTTCATATTGGTCGAAAACTAGGTGATGATCTTGCTACTCCATTTGACAAGTCCAAAGGTCACCCTGCTGCTTTAACAACTAAGAAGTATGGTGTTAGCAAGAGGCAACTGCTCAAAGCCTGCATTGCTAGAGAATATTTGCTGATGAAGAGGAATTCGTTTGTGTACATTTTCAAAATGACCCAG CTCACTCTATTGGCCTTTATATCAATGACACTATTTTTCCGTACGAAGATGCACCGGGATACAGTTGAGGATGGTGGGATTTACATGGGTGCTATGTTCTTCACAGTCATCATAATTATGTTCAATGGGTTCTCCGAGCTTGCATTGACTATCATGAAACTTCCTGTATTTTTCAAGCAAAGAGACCTTCTGTTCTATCCAGCTTGGGCATATTCCTTACCAGCATGGATCCTTAAGATTCCCATCACCTTTGTAGAAGTTGCCATTTGGGTGTTCATGACATActatgtaattggttttgatccAAACCCCGGAAG GTTTTTCAAGCAATATCTTTTGCTCCTATGCATTAACCAGATGGCATCCGGATTATTCCGATTTATGGGGGCATTAGGGAGGAATATAATTGTTGCCAACACATTTGGTTCATTTGCTCTACTTGCAGTTCTGGTTATGGGTGGCTTTATCTTGTCCCGAG AGAATGTGCAGGCGTGGTGGTTATGGGGTTATTGGATCTCACCAATGATGTATGGCCAGAATGCTATAGCTGTCAATGAATTTCTTGGAGACAGTTGGAGTCAT ATTCCTCCCGACTCAACAGAGTCGTTAGGGATCATGGTCTTGAAATCTCGTGGGGTTTTCGTACAAGCATATTGGTACTGGATTGGAGTAGGAGCTACAATTGGATATATATTTCTGTTTAATTTCTTCTACACTGTGGCCTTGCATTATCTTGATC CGTTTGGGAAACCTCAGGCTGTACTCTCCAAAGAAGCTTTAGCAGATAAAAACGCTGCTAGAGCTGGAGGAAACATAGAGCTATCATCAGGAGGAAAGAACTCTTCAG ATGCAAAGAATGATAGTCGAAGAAGTATCTCATCTAGAACACTGTCTGCTAGAGTGGGCAGCTTTAATGAAGCCAATGAAAACAGGAAGAGGGGAATGGTTCTTCCTTTTGAACCCCTTTGGATTACATTTAATGAAATCAAATATTCTGTGGACATGCCCGag GAAATGAAAACTCAAGGAATAACTGAGGAACGGTTACCACTTCTAAAGGGCGTGACTGGTGCTTTTAGGCCTGGAGTTTTAACAGCTCTAATGGGCATAAGTGGTGCTGGAAAGACTACTCTAATGGATGTCTTGGCAGGCAGAAAAACTGGTGGATATATTGAGGGGGACATAACCATTTCTGGGTATCCAAAAAAGCAAGAAACATTTGCTCGTATATCAGGATATTGTGAGCAAACCGATATACACTCTCCTCATGTTACAGTATATGAGTCTTTGGTTTATTCTGCATGGCTCCGGTTGCCCCCTGAGGTTGATTCCGCAACTAGAAAG ATGTTTGTTGAGGAAGTCATGGAGCTTGTGGAACTGACGTCGATAAGGGAGTCTCTTGTGGGATTGCCAGGAGTAAATGGTCTCTCAACCGAGCAGCGTAAAAGGCTAACCATTGCTGTAGAACTTGTTGCTAACCCTTCCATAATATTTATGGATGAGCCAACTTCTGGTCTTGATGCAAGGGCAGCAGCTATTGTAATGAGAACAGTGAGGAATACTGTGGACACAGGGCGAACTGTAGTCTGCACTATCCACCAGCCAAGCATCGACATTTTTGATGCTTTTGATGAG CTGTTTCTATTGAAAAGGGGAGGTGAAGAGATATATGTTGGCCCTCTAGGCCGACATTCTTCCCAGTTGATCAAGTATTTTGAG GAAATTGATGGGGTTCCCAAAATCAAGGATGGTTACAATCCAGCAACTTGGATGTTGGAGGTTACTTCAGCAGCACAGGAAGTAGTTCTCGGTATTAACTTTACCGATATATACAGGAGCTCAGAGCTATATAG GAGAAACAAGGACCTGATCAAGGAACTGAGTACTCCTCCGCAAGGCACAAAAGACTTGTACTTCTCTACTAAATACTCTCAGTCTTTCTACTATCAGTGTATGGCTTGTTTATGGAAACAGCATCTATCATACTGGCGAAACCCACCATACAGTGCAGTGAGACTCCTATTCACCACTTTCATAGCCTTAATGTTTGGAACAATTTTCTGGGATCTTGGCTCCAAAAG GAAAAACCAACAAGATCTATTCAATGCTATGGGTTCCATGTACGCTGCTGTTCTCTTCATTGGAGTACAAAATGCCTCATCGGTGCAGCCTGTTGTGGCTATCGAGAGGACAGTCTTTTACAGAGAAAGGGCTGCTGGAATGTACTCAGCATTGCCATATGCCTTCGGACAG GTTGTGATTGAGCTTCCATACATCTTTGTCCAGACTGTCATATATGGAGTTATAGTATACGCCATGATTGGATTTGACTGGACAGTGAGCAAGTTCCTTTGGTATCTCTTCTTCATGTACTTCACTTTCTTATACTTTACGTTCTATGGGATGATGACCGTGGCTGTTACACCCAACCACAACATTGCCGCCATAGTGTCCTCTGCCTTCTATGCAATATGGAACCTTTTCTCAGGATTCATTGTTCCCCGAACA AGAATGCCAATTTGGTGGAGATGGTACTATTGGATCTGCCCGGTCTCATATACATTGTATGGACTTGTTGCTTCACAGTTTGGAGACATAAAAGAAGTAATGGATTCAGGTGAACGTGTGGAAGACTTTGTGAGGAACTACTTTGGTTACAGACACGACTTTGTAGGTATTGTTGCAGTTGTGCTTGTTGGGATTTCAGTGCTTTTCGGGTTCACCTTTGCCTTCTCGATCAAGGCATTCAACTTCCAAAAGAGATGA